The Nitrospiraceae bacterium genome has a window encoding:
- a CDS encoding SDR family oxidoreductase, giving the protein MVGYGPHCCRRDEPDVFRLFSPAIRSDAVLITGASTGIGAACALALDKIGYRVFAGVRKSADGEALQQKAGPRLMPVRLDVTDETTMLAASHTIRAMMGDAGLAGLVNNAGIGVAGPIEALPLADWRRQFEVNLFGLIRVTQTFLPLIRQGRGRIVNMGSIAGRAAMPFMAPYSASKYALEAMTDALRIEVQPWGIRVAIIEPGAIATPIWKKTRKETDAWDTSWSPELKSLYQEGFSLVKETATEAGERAQPAGLVAEAVIHALRSRFPRTRYLVGSDAKIRARLAALLPDLLNDWLITRIVKLPPRR; this is encoded by the coding sequence ATGGTAGGGTACGGCCCGCATTGCTGCCGAAGGGACGAACCCGACGTGTTCAGACTCTTTTCCCCCGCTATCCGATCCGATGCCGTGTTGATCACCGGCGCCTCCACGGGTATCGGCGCCGCCTGCGCCCTGGCCCTCGACAAGATCGGCTACCGTGTCTTCGCCGGCGTCCGCAAATCCGCGGACGGTGAGGCGCTCCAACAAAAGGCGGGCCCACGGCTCATGCCGGTGCGTCTCGACGTCACCGACGAGACGACGATGCTCGCCGCCAGCCACACCATCCGCGCGATGATGGGAGACGCAGGCTTGGCCGGACTCGTCAACAATGCCGGAATCGGGGTCGCCGGTCCGATCGAAGCGCTGCCGTTGGCCGACTGGCGCCGGCAATTCGAGGTCAATCTGTTCGGCCTCATCCGCGTCACGCAAACCTTCCTGCCGCTCATCCGGCAAGGACGCGGACGCATCGTCAACATGGGATCGATCGCAGGCCGAGCCGCCATGCCCTTCATGGCTCCGTACTCCGCGTCCAAGTATGCGCTGGAGGCGATGACCGACGCGCTTCGAATCGAAGTGCAACCGTGGGGGATTCGCGTCGCGATCATCGAGCCCGGCGCCATCGCGACACCGATCTGGAAAAAGACGAGAAAAGAAACCGACGCATGGGACACATCCTGGAGTCCTGAACTCAAATCGCTCTACCAGGAAGGCTTCAGCCTCGTCAAAGAAACAGCCACAGAGGCGGGAGAGCGGGCGCAGCCGGCCGGCCTTGTGGCGGAAGCCGTCATCCATGCCTTGCGGTCGCGATTTCCTCGCACACGATACCTCGTCGGGTCGGACGCCAAGATTCGCGCCCGCCTCGCGGCGTTGCTGCCCGATCTGCTCAACGATTG